A window of the Chiloscyllium plagiosum isolate BGI_BamShark_2017 chromosome 13, ASM401019v2, whole genome shotgun sequence genome harbors these coding sequences:
- the sptssb gene encoding serine palmitoyltransferase small subunit B isoform X2, whose product MDVKGVKETLSWLYYQYLLVTCSYVLEPWEQTVFNSVLFIIVAMVLYTAYVFIPIHIRLALEFFSGLGAGQPESTVAIMT is encoded by the coding sequence ATGGATGTGAAAGGTGTGAAGGAAACCCTATCCTGGCTATATTACCAATACCTGCTTGTTACGTGCAGTTATGTGCTGGAGCCCTGGGAACAAACCGttttcaattctgttttgttcatcATTGTGGCTATGGTTTTATATACAGCCTACGTCTTCATTCCAATTCACATTCGTCTGGCGCTGGAGTTCTTTTCTGGCCTAGGAGCAGGCCAACCTGAAAGCACAGTTGCCATCATGACTTAA
- the sptssb gene encoding serine palmitoyltransferase small subunit B isoform X1: MSPSKLQAAAANPPPKLIHVEGLRTRETGIADSGRLRERDDTKLDGRLCLEQHAEKLQCVKAREMDVKGVKETLSWLYYQYLLVTCSYVLEPWEQTVFNSVLFIIVAMVLYTAYVFIPIHIRLALEFFSGLGAGQPESTVAIMT; encoded by the exons ATGAGCCCTTCTAAGCTTCAGGCTGCAGCAGCAAACCCGCCGCCAAAGCTGATCCACGTGGAGGGACTGCGGACCCGGGAGACTGGAATTGCGGATTCGGGGAGACTGCGAGAACGCG atgatacaaagctggatgGAAGACTATGCTTGGAGCAACATGCAGAGAAGCTTCAGTGTGTTAA AGCGAGAGAAATGGATGTGAAAGGTGTGAAGGAAACCCTATCCTGGCTATATTACCAATACCTGCTTGTTACGTGCAGTTATGTGCTGGAGCCCTGGGAACAAACCGttttcaattctgttttgttcatcATTGTGGCTATGGTTTTATATACAGCCTACGTCTTCATTCCAATTCACATTCGTCTGGCGCTGGAGTTCTTTTCTGGCCTAGGAGCAGGCCAACCTGAAAGCACAGTTGCCATCATGACTTAA